A single region of the Spirochaetota bacterium genome encodes:
- a CDS encoding PrsW family glutamic-type intramembrane protease, protein MVTIGLVLLAIAPPILFLIYIVRMDSVEPEPVKTVLRAVVLGAISVIPAAFIESVGLSSPIFKVGGFIGAGLQSFVVIAPVEEGVKLLVVMLFLWRSRNFNEENDGIVYTGAVAIGFAMLENVFYVVGNGFGNGIMRALTSIPLHTFTGVLMGYFIGLAKFAATGRIGKIAAGFFIAWLLHAVYDTFALSGTAAGLLIIPLVIMLVIFGVLHLKKGQLLSHKRWDGVSAGMRTPTDMPRPARGKGTWKIVIARFLFTVCAVFWALLIAGVVTDTKGKTSNTDALIGGVILTIVPVMIGIILEISRARQRKR, encoded by the coding sequence ATGGTGACCATCGGATTGGTACTGCTCGCTATCGCCCCGCCGATACTTTTCCTCATCTATATCGTACGGATGGACAGTGTTGAGCCGGAGCCGGTCAAGACCGTGCTCAGAGCGGTCGTGCTCGGTGCGATATCCGTTATCCCTGCAGCATTCATAGAATCCGTCGGGTTGTCTTCCCCGATCTTCAAGGTCGGCGGGTTCATCGGCGCGGGGCTTCAGTCCTTCGTCGTCATCGCCCCGGTCGAAGAGGGCGTGAAGCTCCTCGTCGTCATGCTTTTCCTCTGGCGCAGCAGGAACTTCAATGAGGAGAATGACGGCATCGTATATACCGGCGCTGTCGCCATCGGATTCGCCATGCTCGAGAACGTGTTCTATGTGGTCGGCAACGGCTTCGGCAACGGCATCATGCGCGCGCTCACATCGATACCGCTCCATACGTTCACCGGCGTTCTCATGGGGTATTTCATCGGGCTCGCGAAATTCGCCGCAACAGGGCGCATCGGAAAGATAGCGGCCGGATTTTTCATCGCCTGGCTCCTTCACGCCGTCTACGATACGTTCGCGCTTTCGGGTACCGCAGCGGGGCTCCTTATCATACCCCTTGTGATAATGCTCGTGATATTCGGCGTTCTGCATCTCAAGAAGGGACAGCTCTTATCGCATAAGCGATGGGACGGCGTATCGGCAGGAATGCGGACACCGACCGACATGCCGCGGCCCGCGAGAGGGAAGGGGACATGGAAGATCGTCATAGCGCGCTTCCTTTTTACCGTGTGCGCTGTTTTCTGGGCGCTGCTCATCGCAGGTGTTGTGACCGACACAAAAGGGAAAACGTCGAACACCGATGCACTTATCGGCGGGGTCATACTCACGATAGTACCTGTCATGATCGGTATTATACTGGAAATATCGCGTGCGCGGCAGAGAAAGCGCTAG